A genome region from Anopheles stephensi strain Indian chromosome 2, UCI_ANSTEP_V1.0, whole genome shotgun sequence includes the following:
- the LOC118505163 gene encoding biotin--protein ligase isoform X1, translated as MLFTLMYFAITIRTSFRFRAIRNSIKQTLTDRYAVSFYTTSNGAGGSIAELDSPDASAAANVSSCVWYFPDQRGCLVYPVRRIALEDWFNVPEQLKSHVECAGTDLNNDIVQLILTLEGSANRTEGSSDQAEESAVMLNRFGRVLAWRNARRLDVLLETDTTRLFQLIVATFGSGRFDLDSGRLKLVQLESVETLGEPMPFGESITHFSSDSLSKIHQESFATDSWLTALLALERLEDDRRSPNYPTVGVQPDIISSNDIKISLEAMDGTVLSSQSRADLLSSGSNSRNRSQLDLTDGLTSVNGHGHTDAGEEPEERTISRSTTEELVKDAEKDLTVCSNTVAMVNDEGEKPDVVAPPLLVAVTNAKDSPTPTVEPPKATVEEVTLNETGKLSEDPLKANPNPPLLPSPLTAKSEATVAPPTAKTIRSLRKSSFPSSRLRLGTGPAGVVTKPPNILVHSDSSSTMEYVIATLNNLLAPNTYTIYPITTGQAMASSWQQSTVLIIVAGTLDTEVRKILLDYFLHGGTVFSLCSDLLDIILPDSKTAEIRERELVSFSYRKWKQIKMLHHIFCYQLSPAKKQFSLESEETSTLLPISYVDVTDRKGKPHTLAVEILAQEETWNTPSILEAHNRKTGGRAIFSQIHLELDPSLFQSNIDGADSSLQNSNQLRYEILSDLLGSRFGLKLREKGGSSDETIVYKDSYFLGRHEEKVAMLSALKSTMSRPNVIQTSELTLQFCGKGDSTTTPASDSHLPVMIFHCPEDFSTVEYFDNLTTHKVGRIGIYAPIMTSSMQIVSNLTLAHGFMVIARYQTKGKGRNNNQWLSPPGCAMFSLQLHIPMSSMLGQRLPIVQHLVAISVVSAVLSLPGYEKLDLGLKWPNDIYAYGASKLGGSIFNTQVDATVAIVNVGVGFNLSNSKPTLCLNDVITQYNEKHSTKLPLLSYEKTFALIFNKLEELYDRVQSEGIEVLQQEYYRHWLHQDAEISMIGTEGESLQGTIVGIDEYGFLLVKKQPSGETVSVHPDGNSFDMMQGLIVPKFN; from the exons ATGCTGTTTACACTTATGTACTTCGCTATTACCATTCGTACCTCGTTCAGATTTAGAGCCATAAGAAATAGCATCAAGCAAACACTGACCGATCGCTACGCAGTCAGCTTTTACACTACATCCAatg GTGCAGGTGGTTCGATTGCAGAACTCGACTCTCCCGATGCTTCAGCTGCTGCCAACGTGTCCTCATGTGTCTGGTATTTTCCTGACCAACGCGGTTGTCTTGTGTATCCAGTGCGACGGATCGCGCTTGAAGATTGGTTCAACGTTCCGGAGCAATTGAAATCCCACGTCGAATGTGCTGGTACCGATCTGAACAACGACATCGTTCAATTGATTTTAACGTTGGAAGGCTCGGCCAATAGGACGGAAGGCTCATCGGATCAGGCAGAAGAGTCCGCCGTGATGTTAAACCGATTTGGACGGGTTTTAGCGTGGAGGAATGCACGTAGATTGGACGTGTTGCTTGAAACTGATACAACAAGACTGTTTCAGCTAATCGTGGCAACCTTTGGAAGTGGACGATTTGATCTGGACTCCGGTCGATTGAAATTGGTGCAGTTAGAGA GTGTTGAAACATTGGGCGAGCCGATGCCGTTCGGAGAATCCATCACACATTTTTCAAGTGACTCTCTATCGAAAATCCACCAAGAAAGTTTTGCCACTGATTCTTGGCTAACTGCTCTGCTTGCACTTGAGCGGCTTGAGGACGACCGCCGCTCCCCGAACTATCCAACTGTTGGCGTACAACCGGACATTATTTCATCCAATGACATTAAG atttCTTTAGAAGCGATGGATGGAACTGTACTTTCTAGTCAAAGCCGGGCCGATTTACTTTCAAGCGGAAGCAATTCTCGCAACAGATCGCAACTGGATCTTACCGATGGCCTAACTTCCGTAAATGGGCACGGCCACACTGACGCCGGAGAGGAACCCGAAGAACGTACTATTTCGCGAAGCACAACCGAAGAACTGGTGAAGGATGCTGAGAAAGATTTAACCGTATGCAGCAATACCGTTGCTATGGTGAACGATGAAGGCGAAAAGCCTGACGTAGTAGCACCCCCGTTGCTAGTAGCAGTAACCAATGCCAAAGACTCTCCTACACCCACTGTGGAACCACCGAAAGCAACTGTGGAAGAGGTAACTCTTAACGAAACCGGGAAACTTTCCGAAGACCCCTTAAAAGCCAACCCGAATCCACCATTACTGCCAAGTCCACTGACGGCAAAGAGCGAAGCGACCGTAGCACCACCTACAGCGAAGACAATACGCTCGCTGCGTAAAAGTTCGTTCCCATCCAGCCGGTTAAGGCTGGGTACGGGCCCGGCGGGCGTTGTAACGAAACCACCGAACATTCTAGTCCACTCCGATAGTAGCTCAACGATGGAGTACGTTATCGCAACGCTAAACAACCTGCTCGCACCGAACACGTACACCATTTATCCGATCACCACCGGGCAGGCGATGGCAAGCAGCTGGCAGCAAAGCACGGTACTGATCATCGTGGCCGGAACGCTCGATACGGAGGTGCGAAAGATTTTGCTAGATTATTTCCTGCACGGTGGAACCGTGTTTAGCTTGTGCTCGGATTTGCTCGATATCATACTGCCGGATTCGAAAACTGCCGAG ATCCGTGAGCGTGAATTGGTTAGCTTCTCGTACCGGAAATGGAAACAGATCAAAATGCTGCATCACATATTCTGCTATCAGCTGTCTCCGGCCAAGAAGCAATTTTCGCTCGAATCGGAAGAAACATCCACGCTGCTGCCAATATC ATACGTTGATGTTACTGACCGCAAAGGAAAACCGCACACCCTGGCGGTGGAGATATTGGCACAGGAGGAAACGTGGAATACGCCCAGCATACTGGAAGCTCACAACAGGAAAACTGGTGGCAGAGCCATCTTTTCTCAG ATACATCTTGAGCTGGACCCGTCACTGTTCCAGTCCAACATCGACGGAGCGGACAGCTCGCTGCAAAACTCGAACCAACTGCGGTACGAAATATTGAGCGATCTGCTAGGAAGCCGGTTCGGGCTAAAGTTGCGCGAAAAGGGTGGAAGTTCCGATGAGACGATTGTCTACAAAGATTCCTACTTTCTGGGAAGGCATGAG GAAAAAGTAGCGATGCTCTCAGCATTGAAAAGCACCATGAGCCGTCCGAATGTAATTCAAACAAGCGAACTTACTCTGCAGTTTTGTGGCAAAGGGGACAGTACAACAACGCCGGCGTCCGACTCCCATCTGCCGGTGATGATATTTCACTGTCCGGAAGATTTTTCCACCGTGGAATACTTTGAT AACTTGACAACGCACAAGGTAGGTCGCATCGGGATCTACGCACCGATCATGACTAGCTCCATGCAGATCGTGTCCAACCTGACCTTGGCCCATGGCTTCATGGTGATCGCACGCTACCAAACCAAGGGAAAGGGACGGAATAATAATCAG TGGTTAAGTCCTCCGGGCTGTGCCATGTTTTCGCTCCAGCTACACATCCCGATGAGCAGCATGCTCGGTCAACGGTTGCCGATAGTGCAGCATCTTGTGGCCATCTCGGTAGTTTCAGCCGTACTGTCGCTGCCTGGATATGAG AAACTAGATTTAGGTCTCAAATGGCCAAACGATATCTACGCGTACGGCGCATCAAAGCTGGGCGGAAGCATTTTCAACACGCAGGTTGACGCCACTGTTGCCATCGTGAACGTTGGTGTTGGATTTAAtttgagcaacagcaaaccaaCGCTCTGCTTAAACGATGTTATCACTCAGTACAATGAGAAACACTCCACCAAGCTGCCGCTGCTTTCGTACGAGAAAACGTTTGCCCTTATCTTCAACAAGCTGGAGGAACTGTACGATCGAGTGCAGAGCGAAGGGATTGAGGTGCTGCAGCAGGAATACTATCGGCACTGGTTGCATCAGGATGCAGAAATTAGCATGATCGGCACGGAAGGTGAGTCGTTGCAGGGCACAATCGTAGGGATCGATGAGTATGGGTTTCTGCTGGTCAAGAAACAACCGTCCGGTGAAACGGTATCGGTGCATCCGGATGGTAACAGCTTCGACATGATGCAAGGATTGATCGTCCCGAAATTCAATTAA
- the LOC118505155 gene encoding kinase suppressor of Ras 2, whose product MMMANNNSGEVKTAAAAPPPPPSDGGGGGGGGGGEESASDGAGSGGGGDSSEVNIRRGLDVIQSMIDISADRLEGLRTQCATSAELTQQEIRTLETKLVKLFSDLLITKSKLPERLPARGLPATGNELKQWLRVVGLSCASLNAVIQQVTTLEGLLEKDERELRTIMGNNVYVREEEIKRLTRACGNLRRCREHLELPASDGGGRKGTEPHDLFWDSWDRQPACHRTSPRVNRSLGGSKATAKHNAAAASGSYHNQRHHNNGPTESTHATNTSPQTEDGSMQHEGGLLNPQHAISPDEASTSGCTPSPSPPNSPSNVLLHNKQNRRGFPTTPPPRKKHQTALLSYASASSCSPVTASSSTVSTVASGTNNTTSTSSSAACSAAEAANTALTKSKSHESQFGSQQAGGGGGGSGTGGVTSGANNNNSHANNNNNSINHINNNIPSTVVSLGEGSLTTTASATSNGGSGGTFVSQQQQRLMGNGSANRMGTFPRSRLHTEPTITGSGGGVVGGTSSVLSTSGDHHQHHHHQPPQHYHLHYHHHLQQQQQQQGVVGSTGMSPESGGEYCGTGDPGVPPHPTGGVGMISSSSSASSAVPPKSPCTPIITRGMGHMIQHRFTKKFKVTKSTCDLCLKQMFFGFKCTECKYRCHKDCKSNVPPSCGLPQEFVDEFKKSLQSDTLLPTSVSPNIGRTGGGSGGGMYGGGRGDGGKTGMVRGPMHAIHACGGGPDSSSAGSSCNSSSPSSPALLSLPPQTPATSKYSQFNFPEVSSGVGGHGGITGGSSGSTTTMMMMAMSGGSDRSGGGITIETHPIGGGGTGGLGGSLGSSGVYTMDASVEIPKLQFSDIPDHNVPGGGEDKTGSASATSTDSSSDRTPIRLDSTEERDHESSWPRQNSLSLKEWDIPYDDLHLKEKIGNGRFGTVHRALWHGDVAVKLLKEDYVADERTLEAFKLEVATFKKTRHENVVLFMGACMKPPRLAIVTSLCKGNTLFTHIHLRKDKFNLNRTTLVAQQISQGMGYLHARGIVHKDLKTKNIFLENGKVIITDFGLFSATKLLYCELGLGIPGGWLCYLAPELMRNLTPYRPIEGDLPFSKASDIYAFGTVWYELLCGEFPFKSQPAESIIWQVGRGMKQTLANLQASRDVKDILIQCWSYHSDDRPDFAKLLTQLERLPKKRLARSPSHPVQLSRSAESVF is encoded by the exons atgatgaTGGCCAACAATAATTCCGGTGAAGTGaagacagcagcagccgcaccaccaccaccaccgagtgatggcggcggtggtggtggtggtggcggtggggAAGAAAGTGCGAGTGACGGTGCTGGCAGCGGGGGAGGAGGGGACAGCAGTGAGGTGAATATCCGGCGGGGGCTGGACGTGATACAGAGCATGATCGATATATCGGCCGATCGGCTCGAGGGCTTGCGAACGCAGTGTGCGACGAGCGCCGAACTGACGCAGCAGGAAATCCGCACGCTCGAAACGAAGCTGGTGAAGCTGTTTTCCGATCTGTTGATTACGAAATCGAAGCTTCCGGAGCGGCTGCCCGCCCGGGGTTTGCCCGCAACCGGAAACGAACTCAAGCAATGGCTCAGAGTTGTTG GTCTGAGCTGTGCATCACTTAATGCTGTGATACAACAGGTCACCACGCTGGAAGGACTGCTCGAGAAGGACGAGCGAGAGCTGCGGACAATCATGGGCAACAACGTGTACGTCCGGGAGGAGGAAATTAAGCGGCTGACGCGTGCCTGCGGCAATCTGCGACGGTGCCGCGAACATCTCGAACTGCCCGCCTCCGACGGTGGTGGCCGAAAGGGCACGGAACCGCACGATCTCTTCTGGGATTCGTGGGACCGTCAGCCAGCCTGCCATCGAACGTCACCTCGCGTCAACCGGTCGTTGGGTGGAAGTAAAGCCACCGCCAAGCATAATGCCGCCGCCGCCTCGGGAAGCTACCATAATCAACGCCATCATAACAATGGGCCCACTGAATCGACACACGCTACCAACACAAGCCCCCAGACGGAGGACGGCAGCATGCAACACGAAGGAGGACTGCTGAATCCGCAGCACGCGATCTCACCGGACGAGGCTTCCACCAGTGGCTGCACCCCTTCGCCATCGCCACCGAACTCGCCCTCGAACGTGTTGCTACACAACAAGCAGAATCGGCGCGGCTTTCCCACAACGCCACCGCCGAGAAAGAAACACCAGACGGCACTCCTATCGTATGCGTCCGCTTCCTCTTGTTCCCCGGTGACGGCATCATCGTCGACCGTTTCGACTGTGGCCAGTGGTACgaacaacaccaccagcacatCCAGTTCTGCGGCGTGTTCGGCCGCTGAAGCCGCCAACACGGCGCTAACCAAATCCAAGTCGCATGAATCGCAATTCGGAAGTCAGCAGGCTGGTGGTGGGGGCGGTGGTAGCGGAACTGGAGGTGTTACCAGCggagccaacaacaacaacagccacgcaaataacaacaacaacagcataaACCACATTAACAACAACATTCCATCGACGGTGGTGTCGCTTGGCGAGGGTTCTCTCACAACCACCGCCAGCGCGACCAGCAACGGAGGTTCCGGAGGCACGTTCGtgtcccagcagcagcaacggttgATGGGAAATGGAAGTGCGAACCGGATGGGGACGTTTCCTCGCAGCCGACTACACACCGAACCCACCATCACGGGTAGTGGCGGTGGCGTTGTTGGTGGAACCAGCAGCGTCCTCAGCACCAGCGGTGACCATcaccagcatcaccatcatcagccaCCCCAACACTACCATCTTCACTATCATCATcacctgcagcagcaacagcaacagcaaggaGTTGTCGGAAGTACCGGAATGTCCCCGGAATCGGGTGGCGAATACTGTGGCACCGGTGATCCGGGTGTTCCCCCTCATCCGACTGGGGGTGTCGGTATgatctcctcctcctcctccgcctCCTCCGCCGTACCTCCAAAATCACCATGCACCCCGATCATCACACGCGGCATGGGCCACATGATACAGCACCGGTTTACGAAGAAGTTCAAGGTCACGAAGAGCACGTGCGATCTGTGCCTCAAGCAGATGTTCTTCGGCTTCAAGTGTACCGAGTGCAAGTACCGCTGCCACAAGGACTGCAAATCGAACGTACCGCCGTCGTGCGGACTGCCGCAGGAGTTTGTCGACGAGTTTAAGAAATCGCTTCAATCGGACACGCTGCTTCCGACAAGCGTTTCGCCCAACATTGGCCGCACTGGAGGGGGATCGGGCGGCGGCATGTACGGTGGAGGACGGGGCGACGGTGGAAAGACGGGGATGGTACGAGGACCGATGCACGCGATACACGCGTGTGGTGGCGGTCCGGACAGCAGTTCGGCCGGGTCGAGCTGCAACAGCTCATCGCCCTCGAGTCCCGCGCTCCTCTCGCTGCCGCCACAAACACCCGCCACGTCCAAGTATTCGCAGTTCAATTTTCCCGAGGTATCGAGCGGAGTGGGAGGACACGGTGGCATCACTGGCGGCAGCTCCGGCTCGACGAcgaccatgatgatgatggcgatgagtGGAGGAAGCGATCGAAGCGGCGGAGGCATTACGATCGAAACACATCCGATCGGAGGCGGTGGTACGGGCGGACTGGGTGGAAGTCTGGGCAGCAGCGGCGTCTACACGATGGACGCAAGCGTCGAAATACCCAAACTACAGTTCTCGGACATTCCCGATCATAACGTGCCCGGCGGGGGCGAAGACAAAACCGGATCTGCCAGCGCGACGAGCACCGATTCGTCCTCCGATCGTACGCCGATCCGGCTCGACTCGACTGAAGAGCGCGACCACGAAAGCAGCTGGCCGCGGCAGAATTCTCTTTCGCTCAAAGAGTGGGACATTCCGTACGATGATCTACATCTGAAGGAAAAGATCGGCAACGGCCGGTTCGGCACCGTGCACCGAGCGCTCTGGCACGGCGACGTGGCCGTGAAGCTACTGAAGGAAGACTACGTGGCGGACGAACGCACGCTGGAAGCGTTCAAGCTCGAGGTGGCCACGTTCAAGAAAACGCGGCACGAAAATGTCGTCCTGTTCATGGGCGCGTGCATGAAACCGCCCCGGCTCGCCATCGTCACGTCGCTCTGCAAGGGCAACACGCTCTTCACCCACATCCATCTGCGCAAGGACAAGTTCAACCTGAACCGCACCACCCTGGTGGCGCAACAGATCTCGCAAGGCATGGGCTATCTGCACGCGCGCGGCATCGTCCACAAGGACCTCAAAACGAAGAACATCTTCCTCGAGAACGGCAAAGTGATCATCACCGACTTTGGACTGTTCAGCGCCACCAAGCTGCTGTACTGCGAGCTCGGTCTCGGCATCCCCGGCGGGTGGCTCTGCTACCTGGCACCGGAGCTGATGCGCAACCTGACACCCTACCGACCCATCGAGGGCGATCTCCCTTTCTCGAAAGCCTCGGACATCTACGCATTCGGCACGGTTTGGTACGAGCTGCTGTGCGGTGAGTTCCCGTTCAAATCGCAACCGGCCGAATCGATCATCTGGCAGGTGGGACGCGGCATGAAGCAAACGCTGGCCAATCTGCAGGCATCGCGCGACGTCAAGGACATACTGATACAGTGCTGGAGCTACCATTCGGACGATAGGCCCGACTTTGCCAAACTGCTCACGCAGCTAGAACGACTGCCGAAGAAACGGCTTGCCCGGTCACCTTCCCATCCGGTGCAGCTGTCCCGGTCGGCAGAATCGGTCTTCTAG
- the LOC118505163 gene encoding biotin--protein ligase isoform X2, with protein MLFTLMYFAITIRTSFRFRAIRNSIKQTLTDRYAVSFYTTSNGGSIAELDSPDASAAANVSSCVWYFPDQRGCLVYPVRRIALEDWFNVPEQLKSHVECAGTDLNNDIVQLILTLEGSANRTEGSSDQAEESAVMLNRFGRVLAWRNARRLDVLLETDTTRLFQLIVATFGSGRFDLDSGRLKLVQLESVETLGEPMPFGESITHFSSDSLSKIHQESFATDSWLTALLALERLEDDRRSPNYPTVGVQPDIISSNDIKISLEAMDGTVLSSQSRADLLSSGSNSRNRSQLDLTDGLTSVNGHGHTDAGEEPEERTISRSTTEELVKDAEKDLTVCSNTVAMVNDEGEKPDVVAPPLLVAVTNAKDSPTPTVEPPKATVEEVTLNETGKLSEDPLKANPNPPLLPSPLTAKSEATVAPPTAKTIRSLRKSSFPSSRLRLGTGPAGVVTKPPNILVHSDSSSTMEYVIATLNNLLAPNTYTIYPITTGQAMASSWQQSTVLIIVAGTLDTEVRKILLDYFLHGGTVFSLCSDLLDIILPDSKTAEIRERELVSFSYRKWKQIKMLHHIFCYQLSPAKKQFSLESEETSTLLPISYVDVTDRKGKPHTLAVEILAQEETWNTPSILEAHNRKTGGRAIFSQIHLELDPSLFQSNIDGADSSLQNSNQLRYEILSDLLGSRFGLKLREKGGSSDETIVYKDSYFLGRHEEKVAMLSALKSTMSRPNVIQTSELTLQFCGKGDSTTTPASDSHLPVMIFHCPEDFSTVEYFDNLTTHKVGRIGIYAPIMTSSMQIVSNLTLAHGFMVIARYQTKGKGRNNNQWLSPPGCAMFSLQLHIPMSSMLGQRLPIVQHLVAISVVSAVLSLPGYEKLDLGLKWPNDIYAYGASKLGGSIFNTQVDATVAIVNVGVGFNLSNSKPTLCLNDVITQYNEKHSTKLPLLSYEKTFALIFNKLEELYDRVQSEGIEVLQQEYYRHWLHQDAEISMIGTEGESLQGTIVGIDEYGFLLVKKQPSGETVSVHPDGNSFDMMQGLIVPKFN; from the exons ATGCTGTTTACACTTATGTACTTCGCTATTACCATTCGTACCTCGTTCAGATTTAGAGCCATAAGAAATAGCATCAAGCAAACACTGACCGATCGCTACGCAGTCAGCTTTTACACTACATCCAatg GTGGTTCGATTGCAGAACTCGACTCTCCCGATGCTTCAGCTGCTGCCAACGTGTCCTCATGTGTCTGGTATTTTCCTGACCAACGCGGTTGTCTTGTGTATCCAGTGCGACGGATCGCGCTTGAAGATTGGTTCAACGTTCCGGAGCAATTGAAATCCCACGTCGAATGTGCTGGTACCGATCTGAACAACGACATCGTTCAATTGATTTTAACGTTGGAAGGCTCGGCCAATAGGACGGAAGGCTCATCGGATCAGGCAGAAGAGTCCGCCGTGATGTTAAACCGATTTGGACGGGTTTTAGCGTGGAGGAATGCACGTAGATTGGACGTGTTGCTTGAAACTGATACAACAAGACTGTTTCAGCTAATCGTGGCAACCTTTGGAAGTGGACGATTTGATCTGGACTCCGGTCGATTGAAATTGGTGCAGTTAGAGA GTGTTGAAACATTGGGCGAGCCGATGCCGTTCGGAGAATCCATCACACATTTTTCAAGTGACTCTCTATCGAAAATCCACCAAGAAAGTTTTGCCACTGATTCTTGGCTAACTGCTCTGCTTGCACTTGAGCGGCTTGAGGACGACCGCCGCTCCCCGAACTATCCAACTGTTGGCGTACAACCGGACATTATTTCATCCAATGACATTAAG atttCTTTAGAAGCGATGGATGGAACTGTACTTTCTAGTCAAAGCCGGGCCGATTTACTTTCAAGCGGAAGCAATTCTCGCAACAGATCGCAACTGGATCTTACCGATGGCCTAACTTCCGTAAATGGGCACGGCCACACTGACGCCGGAGAGGAACCCGAAGAACGTACTATTTCGCGAAGCACAACCGAAGAACTGGTGAAGGATGCTGAGAAAGATTTAACCGTATGCAGCAATACCGTTGCTATGGTGAACGATGAAGGCGAAAAGCCTGACGTAGTAGCACCCCCGTTGCTAGTAGCAGTAACCAATGCCAAAGACTCTCCTACACCCACTGTGGAACCACCGAAAGCAACTGTGGAAGAGGTAACTCTTAACGAAACCGGGAAACTTTCCGAAGACCCCTTAAAAGCCAACCCGAATCCACCATTACTGCCAAGTCCACTGACGGCAAAGAGCGAAGCGACCGTAGCACCACCTACAGCGAAGACAATACGCTCGCTGCGTAAAAGTTCGTTCCCATCCAGCCGGTTAAGGCTGGGTACGGGCCCGGCGGGCGTTGTAACGAAACCACCGAACATTCTAGTCCACTCCGATAGTAGCTCAACGATGGAGTACGTTATCGCAACGCTAAACAACCTGCTCGCACCGAACACGTACACCATTTATCCGATCACCACCGGGCAGGCGATGGCAAGCAGCTGGCAGCAAAGCACGGTACTGATCATCGTGGCCGGAACGCTCGATACGGAGGTGCGAAAGATTTTGCTAGATTATTTCCTGCACGGTGGAACCGTGTTTAGCTTGTGCTCGGATTTGCTCGATATCATACTGCCGGATTCGAAAACTGCCGAG ATCCGTGAGCGTGAATTGGTTAGCTTCTCGTACCGGAAATGGAAACAGATCAAAATGCTGCATCACATATTCTGCTATCAGCTGTCTCCGGCCAAGAAGCAATTTTCGCTCGAATCGGAAGAAACATCCACGCTGCTGCCAATATC ATACGTTGATGTTACTGACCGCAAAGGAAAACCGCACACCCTGGCGGTGGAGATATTGGCACAGGAGGAAACGTGGAATACGCCCAGCATACTGGAAGCTCACAACAGGAAAACTGGTGGCAGAGCCATCTTTTCTCAG ATACATCTTGAGCTGGACCCGTCACTGTTCCAGTCCAACATCGACGGAGCGGACAGCTCGCTGCAAAACTCGAACCAACTGCGGTACGAAATATTGAGCGATCTGCTAGGAAGCCGGTTCGGGCTAAAGTTGCGCGAAAAGGGTGGAAGTTCCGATGAGACGATTGTCTACAAAGATTCCTACTTTCTGGGAAGGCATGAG GAAAAAGTAGCGATGCTCTCAGCATTGAAAAGCACCATGAGCCGTCCGAATGTAATTCAAACAAGCGAACTTACTCTGCAGTTTTGTGGCAAAGGGGACAGTACAACAACGCCGGCGTCCGACTCCCATCTGCCGGTGATGATATTTCACTGTCCGGAAGATTTTTCCACCGTGGAATACTTTGAT AACTTGACAACGCACAAGGTAGGTCGCATCGGGATCTACGCACCGATCATGACTAGCTCCATGCAGATCGTGTCCAACCTGACCTTGGCCCATGGCTTCATGGTGATCGCACGCTACCAAACCAAGGGAAAGGGACGGAATAATAATCAG TGGTTAAGTCCTCCGGGCTGTGCCATGTTTTCGCTCCAGCTACACATCCCGATGAGCAGCATGCTCGGTCAACGGTTGCCGATAGTGCAGCATCTTGTGGCCATCTCGGTAGTTTCAGCCGTACTGTCGCTGCCTGGATATGAG AAACTAGATTTAGGTCTCAAATGGCCAAACGATATCTACGCGTACGGCGCATCAAAGCTGGGCGGAAGCATTTTCAACACGCAGGTTGACGCCACTGTTGCCATCGTGAACGTTGGTGTTGGATTTAAtttgagcaacagcaaaccaaCGCTCTGCTTAAACGATGTTATCACTCAGTACAATGAGAAACACTCCACCAAGCTGCCGCTGCTTTCGTACGAGAAAACGTTTGCCCTTATCTTCAACAAGCTGGAGGAACTGTACGATCGAGTGCAGAGCGAAGGGATTGAGGTGCTGCAGCAGGAATACTATCGGCACTGGTTGCATCAGGATGCAGAAATTAGCATGATCGGCACGGAAGGTGAGTCGTTGCAGGGCACAATCGTAGGGATCGATGAGTATGGGTTTCTGCTGGTCAAGAAACAACCGTCCGGTGAAACGGTATCGGTGCATCCGGATGGTAACAGCTTCGACATGATGCAAGGATTGATCGTCCCGAAATTCAATTAA